One window from the genome of Leptospira kobayashii encodes:
- a CDS encoding methyl-accepting chemotaxis protein codes for MKNNGPVTNTERKFLPGQNIISKTDLKGIIQFVNAEFCEISGFSEEELLGKPQNIVRHPSVPREVFADMWNTLNQNKSWNGVVINRCKNGDHYWVDANISPLFQGDHPIGYMSVRTHASPEQIEAAEILFGMRKSQKTLWHLLLQSGTRWISNHKNIFFLGLPIPVGVAGFYFTLFANKLELGLFFLGASSLAFVLGYIFQEIFFKNELKKLETQIQGLAERDLKTNIQIPDDSNTFYTAFQKLSDLKVEMKGLVSQLYSNSEFVEVHSSMANNSIKQIDVSVQELSKSLNTLSDSVSVTQESSSQAGDQIIALTQSIVSINNQASSLSKTIADTRNVIDNSFSVSKDLSSQMNAFSVSVDSGTKRLEALALKSNEIANILSSITYVADRTNLLSLNAAIEASRAGEAGAGFAVVAEEIKKLAEQSSRSAKEIHQSISGFRSELLFVTDDNKSRLVELQNGANDIIKIESSFQEIFTHSEKEKAAIQELIRIASNIDQLSQKLNQELEVIMHRNTENNSVVSELAATSEEQSASIHSIIGAMQNLEEVSASLHHSTKLFRF; via the coding sequence ATGAAAAATAACGGCCCTGTAACCAACACCGAAAGAAAATTTTTGCCAGGTCAAAATATCATCTCAAAAACAGACCTGAAAGGTATTATCCAGTTCGTAAATGCGGAGTTTTGTGAAATCAGCGGATTTTCAGAAGAAGAACTACTAGGCAAACCTCAAAATATCGTCCGTCATCCATCAGTTCCCAGGGAAGTCTTTGCAGATATGTGGAATACCCTGAACCAAAATAAATCCTGGAACGGCGTCGTTATCAATCGTTGTAAGAACGGAGATCATTACTGGGTAGATGCAAACATTTCCCCCCTTTTCCAAGGAGACCACCCGATCGGATACATGTCAGTTCGGACCCATGCTTCGCCTGAACAAATCGAAGCCGCAGAGATTCTATTTGGAATGAGAAAAAGCCAAAAAACCTTATGGCATCTTTTACTACAATCGGGTACACGATGGATTTCCAATCACAAAAATATTTTTTTCCTAGGTTTACCGATTCCGGTCGGAGTTGCCGGTTTTTATTTCACTTTGTTCGCAAACAAACTAGAGTTAGGTTTATTTTTTCTGGGAGCTTCCAGCTTGGCATTTGTTCTCGGCTACATTTTCCAGGAAATTTTCTTTAAAAACGAATTGAAAAAATTGGAAACCCAAATCCAAGGGTTGGCCGAACGGGACTTAAAAACAAATATCCAGATTCCGGATGACTCCAATACTTTTTATACTGCATTCCAAAAATTGAGCGATTTGAAAGTGGAAATGAAAGGATTGGTCTCACAACTATATTCCAACTCCGAATTTGTGGAAGTTCATTCCAGCATGGCAAATAATTCCATCAAACAAATCGATGTTTCCGTACAAGAATTATCAAAATCGCTCAATACTCTTTCCGATAGCGTAAGCGTAACTCAGGAGAGTTCGTCTCAGGCTGGCGACCAAATTATAGCGCTCACCCAATCCATCGTTTCCATAAACAACCAAGCCTCTTCCCTTTCCAAAACGATCGCTGATACTAGGAATGTGATAGATAATTCCTTTTCCGTATCCAAAGATCTTTCTTCTCAGATGAACGCATTCAGCGTATCCGTGGATTCAGGTACAAAAAGATTGGAAGCTCTCGCTCTCAAATCCAATGAAATTGCAAATATTCTAAGCTCTATTACTTATGTAGCGGATAGAACCAACTTACTTTCATTAAACGCCGCAATCGAAGCATCACGCGCGGGAGAAGCAGGCGCCGGATTTGCGGTGGTTGCGGAAGAAATTAAAAAATTGGCGGAACAGTCTTCTAGGTCCGCGAAAGAAATTCATCAGTCTATATCCGGTTTCCGATCCGAGTTATTATTTGTAACGGATGATAACAAATCCAGACTAGTTGAACTTCAAAACGGTGCAAATGATATTATAAAAATAGAATCCTCATTTCAGGAAATATTCACACACTCTGAAAAGGAAAAAGCGGCCATCCAAGAATTGATTAGAATTGCATCCAATATCGATCAATTATCACAGAAGCTCAATCAAGAGCTGGAAGTGATCATGCATAGAAATACGGAAAACAATAGTGTTGTGAGTGAATTGGCCGCTACTTCGGAAGAACAATCCGCATCTATTCATTCCATCATCGGAGCAATGCAAAATCTGGAAGAAGTCTCCGCATCGTTACATCACAGCACAAAACTTTTTAGATTTTAA